A single Cucumis melo cultivar AY chromosome 4, USDA_Cmelo_AY_1.0, whole genome shotgun sequence DNA region contains:
- the LOC103486989 gene encoding dihydroorotase, mitochondrial isoform X1, which produces MTKTLVLPFQPLKSPAQKFEGVKFIRRQGPKMQLTLTQPDDWHLHLRDGDLLKAVLPHSASTFGRAIVMPNLKPPITTTAAAVAYRDSILKALPSNSNFIPLMTLYLTDTMSPNEIKLARKSGAVYAVKLYPAGATTNSQDGVTDLFGKCLPVLEEMVEQDMPLLVHGEVTNPDVDMFDREKVFIETVLKPLIERLPKLKVVMEHITTANAAKFVLSCEHALLAATVTPQHLLLNRNSLFQGGLQPHNYCLPVLKRETHRQAIVSAVTSGSKKFFLGTDSAPHERRRKESSCGCAGIYSAPIALSLYAKVFEEAGALDKLEAFTSFNGPDFYGLPRNTSKITLQKAPWQVPKSFTFPFGDIVPMFAGETLEWQPCFNSD; this is translated from the exons ATGACAAAGACTTTGGTCCTTCCGTTCCAA CCACTGAAATCACCTGCACAAAAGTTTGAAGGGGTTAAGTTCATAAGGCGTCAAGGGCCAAAAATGCAGCTCACACTTACCCAGCCTGATGATTGGCATCTTCATCTTCGTGATGGTGATCTCTTAAAAGCGGTTCTTCCTCACAG TGCAAGTACCTTTGGAAGGGCTATTGTGATGCCAAATCTGAAGCCACCCATCACTACCACAGCTGCTGCTGTGGCGTATCGGGATTCTATCTTGAAAGCGTTACCGTCCAATAGCAACTTTATTCCTCTTATGACCCTTTATTTGACAGATACAATGAGCCCAAACGAGATCAAGCTTGCAA GAAAAAGTGGGGCTGTTTATGCTGTAAAATTGTATCCTGCCGGTGCTACGACCAATTCCCAAGATGGTGTTACAGATCTTTTTGGGAAGTGTCTACCTGTTCTTGAGGAGATGGTTGAACAGGACATGCCTCTGTTG GTTCATGGCGAGGTAACAAATCCTGATGTTGACATGTTTGATCGTGAGAAGGTCTTCATTGAAACTGTGTTGAAACCCCTGATTGAGAGGCTTCCAAAGCTGAAGGTGGTGATGGAGCATATTACTACTGCAAATGCTGCTAAGTTTGTTTTGTCTTGCGAACATG CGCTTCTAGCGGCAACTGTCACTCCACAACATCTTCTTCTCAACAGGAATTCTCTATTTCAAGGAGGACTGCAGCCACATAATTACTGTCTTCCAGTACTCAAAAGAGAGACTCACA GGCAGGCAATTGTGTCAGCTGTAACTAGTGGAAGTAAAAAGTTCTTCCTCGGAACTGACAGTGCTCCACACGAGAGACGAAGGAAAGAAAGTTCATGTGGTTGTGCTGGTATATACAGTGCCCCTATTGCCTTATCATTATATGCAAAGGTGTTTGAAGAG GCGGGTGCTCTTGATAAACTAGAAGCATTTACAAGTTTCAATGGACCCGACTTCTATGGACTCCCCAGAAACACCTCAAAAATTACACTGCAAAAGGCTCCATGGCAGGTTCCAAAGTCTTTCACATTTCCTTTTGGGGATATCGTTCCAATGTTTGCAGGTGAGACACTTGAATGGCAGCCATGCTTCAACTCAGACTAA
- the LOC103486989 gene encoding dihydroorotase, mitochondrial isoform X2 produces MQLTLTQPDDWHLHLRDGDLLKAVLPHSASTFGRAIVMPNLKPPITTTAAAVAYRDSILKALPSNSNFIPLMTLYLTDTMSPNEIKLARKSGAVYAVKLYPAGATTNSQDGVTDLFGKCLPVLEEMVEQDMPLLVHGEVTNPDVDMFDREKVFIETVLKPLIERLPKLKVVMEHITTANAAKFVLSCEHALLAATVTPQHLLLNRNSLFQGGLQPHNYCLPVLKRETHRQAIVSAVTSGSKKFFLGTDSAPHERRRKESSCGCAGIYSAPIALSLYAKVFEEAGALDKLEAFTSFNGPDFYGLPRNTSKITLQKAPWQVPKSFTFPFGDIVPMFAGETLEWQPCFNSD; encoded by the exons ATGCAGCTCACACTTACCCAGCCTGATGATTGGCATCTTCATCTTCGTGATGGTGATCTCTTAAAAGCGGTTCTTCCTCACAG TGCAAGTACCTTTGGAAGGGCTATTGTGATGCCAAATCTGAAGCCACCCATCACTACCACAGCTGCTGCTGTGGCGTATCGGGATTCTATCTTGAAAGCGTTACCGTCCAATAGCAACTTTATTCCTCTTATGACCCTTTATTTGACAGATACAATGAGCCCAAACGAGATCAAGCTTGCAA GAAAAAGTGGGGCTGTTTATGCTGTAAAATTGTATCCTGCCGGTGCTACGACCAATTCCCAAGATGGTGTTACAGATCTTTTTGGGAAGTGTCTACCTGTTCTTGAGGAGATGGTTGAACAGGACATGCCTCTGTTG GTTCATGGCGAGGTAACAAATCCTGATGTTGACATGTTTGATCGTGAGAAGGTCTTCATTGAAACTGTGTTGAAACCCCTGATTGAGAGGCTTCCAAAGCTGAAGGTGGTGATGGAGCATATTACTACTGCAAATGCTGCTAAGTTTGTTTTGTCTTGCGAACATG CGCTTCTAGCGGCAACTGTCACTCCACAACATCTTCTTCTCAACAGGAATTCTCTATTTCAAGGAGGACTGCAGCCACATAATTACTGTCTTCCAGTACTCAAAAGAGAGACTCACA GGCAGGCAATTGTGTCAGCTGTAACTAGTGGAAGTAAAAAGTTCTTCCTCGGAACTGACAGTGCTCCACACGAGAGACGAAGGAAAGAAAGTTCATGTGGTTGTGCTGGTATATACAGTGCCCCTATTGCCTTATCATTATATGCAAAGGTGTTTGAAGAG GCGGGTGCTCTTGATAAACTAGAAGCATTTACAAGTTTCAATGGACCCGACTTCTATGGACTCCCCAGAAACACCTCAAAAATTACACTGCAAAAGGCTCCATGGCAGGTTCCAAAGTCTTTCACATTTCCTTTTGGGGATATCGTTCCAATGTTTGCAGGTGAGACACTTGAATGGCAGCCATGCTTCAACTCAGACTAA
- the LOC103486986 gene encoding rhodanese-like domain-containing protein 8, chloroplastic isoform X1, translating into MWNVAHGAHTPTITLIHRPTIFCSIGFTVAACKLPLRRGKWKPRQIIAVSSASLTHSNTVHSVSLSNLGPSEEHRQLLPQISEEDFVVVNFYHFVFIEDPQAEVSKHLYFMRDLDIHGRIYLNEQGINAQYSGPSKHALAYANWLREDPRFLDILVQVSPAIDGHAFPKLKLRYKPSLVQLEGDFSHVSLLDPSKRAIPLTPSEWRKRLETLNGKRDTKYILLDIRNGYEWDIGHFQGAQRPTVDSFRYTSFGLSQTKDAASDPLANVDKEKTEVLMYCTGGIRCDVYSTILRERGFQNLYTLKGGVSNYLKDEGSKQWVGNLFVFDSRLSLPPSAYNPETESCSTPQFSGNNAFARCYICNSQVSQLRHRNCANLDCSLLFLCCKECVSELRGCCCSECTSSPRLRPVLAGPQRYQKWHIYRDFKQEQPT; encoded by the exons ATGTGGAACGTTGCTCATGGGGCGCACACGCCCACAATCACTCTTATCCATAGACCAACCATTTTCTGTTCTATCGGTTTCACTGTTGCCGCCTGTAAGCTTCCTCTCCGCCGCGGGAAATGGAAGCCAAGGCAAATAATTGCAGTTTCCTCGGCTTCTCTAACTCATTCCAACACCGTTCATTCGGTCTCTTTATCAAATTTAGGGCCAAGCGAGGAGCATCGTCAGCTCCTTCCTCAGATTTCGGAGGAAGATTTTGTAGTTGTTAATTTCTACCATTTTGTGTTCATTGAAGATCCCCAAGCTGAGGTCTCAAAGCATCTCTACTTCATGAGG GACTTGGATATACATGGCCGAATCTACCTAAATGAACAGGGAATTAACGCACAG TACAGTGGGCCATCAAAACATGCTCTTGCTTATGCTAACTGGTTAAGAGAAGATCCCAGATTTTTGGATATCCTAGTTCAAGTTTCTCCAGCAATAGATGGCCATGCATTTCCAAAGTTGAAGTTGCGTTATAAGCCCTCACTTGTACAA TTGGAAGGAGATTTTTCACATGTTTCTTTACTTGACCCATCAAAGCGAGCAATTCCTCTAACTCCATCTGAGTGGAGAAAAAGATTGGAAACATTGAATGGCAAGAGGGATACAAAGTATATTTTATTGGATATTAGAAATG GATACGAGTGGGACATCGGTCATTTCCAAGGTGCTCAGCGGCCTACTGTGGACAGCTTTAGGTACACGTCCTTTGGTTTATCCCAAACCAAG GATGCTGCTTCTGATCCTTTGGCAAATGTTGACAAAGAAAAGACAGAGGTATTGATGTATTGCACTGGGGGTATCCGTTGTGATGTATATTCGACAATTCTAAG GGAAAGAGGGTTTCAAAACCTCTACACCTTAAAAGGTGGAGTCTCTAATTATCTAAAAGATGAAGGTAGCAAGCAGTGGGTTGGAAATTTGTTCGTGTTCGACTCGCGACTCTCACTCCCTCCATCAGCCTACAACCCCGAAACCGAATCATGCAGTACCCCTCAATTCTCCGGAAATAATGCTTTTGCCAgatgctatatttgtaattccCAGGTTTCTCAATTAAGGCATCGTAATTGTGCGAATCTTGACTGCAGTCTACTATTTCT ATGCTGTAAAGAGTGCGTGAGCGAGTTGAGAGGATGCTGCTGTTCAGAATGCACGAGTTCGCCTCGTCTTAGACCTGTTTTAGCAGGCCCTCAAAGGTATCAGAAATGGCACATCTACCGCGACTTTAAACAAGAACAACCAACCTAA
- the LOC103486986 gene encoding rhodanese-like domain-containing protein 8, chloroplastic isoform X2, with product MNRELTHSGPSKHALAYANWLREDPRFLDILVQVSPAIDGHAFPKLKLRYKPSLVQLEGDFSHVSLLDPSKRAIPLTPSEWRKRLETLNGKRDTKYILLDIRNGYEWDIGHFQGAQRPTVDSFRYTSFGLSQTKDAASDPLANVDKEKTEVLMYCTGGIRCDVYSTILRERGFQNLYTLKGGVSNYLKDEGSKQWVGNLFVFDSRLSLPPSAYNPETESCSTPQFSGNNAFARCYICNSQVSQLRHRNCANLDCSLLFLCCKECVSELRGCCCSECTSSPRLRPVLAGPQRYQKWHIYRDFKQEQPT from the exons ATGAACAGGGAATTAACGCACAG TGGGCCATCAAAACATGCTCTTGCTTATGCTAACTGGTTAAGAGAAGATCCCAGATTTTTGGATATCCTAGTTCAAGTTTCTCCAGCAATAGATGGCCATGCATTTCCAAAGTTGAAGTTGCGTTATAAGCCCTCACTTGTACAA TTGGAAGGAGATTTTTCACATGTTTCTTTACTTGACCCATCAAAGCGAGCAATTCCTCTAACTCCATCTGAGTGGAGAAAAAGATTGGAAACATTGAATGGCAAGAGGGATACAAAGTATATTTTATTGGATATTAGAAATG GATACGAGTGGGACATCGGTCATTTCCAAGGTGCTCAGCGGCCTACTGTGGACAGCTTTAGGTACACGTCCTTTGGTTTATCCCAAACCAAG GATGCTGCTTCTGATCCTTTGGCAAATGTTGACAAAGAAAAGACAGAGGTATTGATGTATTGCACTGGGGGTATCCGTTGTGATGTATATTCGACAATTCTAAG GGAAAGAGGGTTTCAAAACCTCTACACCTTAAAAGGTGGAGTCTCTAATTATCTAAAAGATGAAGGTAGCAAGCAGTGGGTTGGAAATTTGTTCGTGTTCGACTCGCGACTCTCACTCCCTCCATCAGCCTACAACCCCGAAACCGAATCATGCAGTACCCCTCAATTCTCCGGAAATAATGCTTTTGCCAgatgctatatttgtaattccCAGGTTTCTCAATTAAGGCATCGTAATTGTGCGAATCTTGACTGCAGTCTACTATTTCT ATGCTGTAAAGAGTGCGTGAGCGAGTTGAGAGGATGCTGCTGTTCAGAATGCACGAGTTCGCCTCGTCTTAGACCTGTTTTAGCAGGCCCTCAAAGGTATCAGAAATGGCACATCTACCGCGACTTTAAACAAGAACAACCAACCTAA
- the LOC103486987 gene encoding vesicle transport v-SNARE 13-like has translation MSEVFERYERQYCELSANLSRKCTSATALDGEQKKQKLSEIKGGIDEAESLIRKMDLDARSLQPSVKIVLLARLREYKSDLNNLKSEVKRITSGNVNATARDELLESGLADTLNVSADQRTRLMTTTERLGNMSDRIKDSQRTMLETEDLGVSILEDLHSQRQSLLGAHDTLHGVDDNVGRSKRILTNMTRRMNKNKWTISCMLTVLVIAIIAILYFKLK, from the exons ATGAGCGAGGTATTCGAAAGATACGAGCGTCAATACTGCGAACTTTCTGCCAATCTTTCCAGAAAGTGCACCTCCGCCACTGCCCTAGACGGAG AGCAGAAGAAGCAAAAGCTTTCTGAAATAAAAGGTGGTATTGATGAAGCCGAGTCTCTG ATTCGGAAAATGGATCTCGATGCGAGGAGTTTGCAGCCCAGTGTTAAAATTGTTCTTCTTGCTAGGCTAAGGGAATATAAATCAGATTTGAACAATCTGAAAAGTGAAGTAAAACGGATTACATCTGGCAATGTAAATGCAACTGCGCGCGATGAGTTGCTGGAATCTGGATTGGCTGATACCCTCAAT GTCTCAGCTGATCAAAGAACTAGACTAATGACCACAACGGAGAGATTAGGCAATATGAGTGACAGGATTAAGGATAGTCAAAGAACTATGCTCGAAACTGAAGACCTTGGTGTCTCCATCCTGGAAGACTTGCATTCACAGAGACAATCACTTTTGGGTGCTCATGACACG CTTCATGGTGTGGATGATAACGTAGGCAGAAGCAAAAGAATTTTAACCAATATGACAAGGAGGATGAACAAAAATAAGTGGACAATTTCCTGCATGCTTACTGTTCTTGTTATTGCCATCATTGCGATCTTATACTTCAAACTTAAATAG
- the LOC103486984 gene encoding disease resistance protein RPV1: MADELRPRHGNWTYDVFLSFRGEDTRKNFTDHLYYAFKDAGINVFRDDPGLERGEDISSELVRAIEGSKVAVVVFSERYAESGWCLEELVKIMECRRTLRQLVFPIFYNVDPSSVRNQKGEFEEAFVKHEVRYFRDIDKVLKWRMALTEAANLSGWDLRNIADGHEAKFIRLIVEKVSKEVNSKYLFIALYPVGIESRIKPLLSHLHIGSNDVRFVGILGMGGLGKTTIAKALYNQLYHNFEAKCFLSNIKAETSNQPNALIHLQKQLLSSITNSTDINLGNIDQGITVLQERLRCKRLLLILDDVDEISQLTALATRRDLFGSGSRIIITTRDQHLLNQLEVDEICSIDEMDDDEALELFSWHAFRNSYPSETFHQLSKQVVTYCGGLPLALEVLGSFLFGRSREEWEDTLKKLKKIPNDQIQKKLRISFDGLNDHTYKDIFLDVSCFFIGMERNYVEQILDGCGFFPRIGISVLLQRCLLTIGDKNRLMMHDLLRDMGREIVHENFPKCPERHTRLFLHEEVLSVLTRQKGTEATEGLSLKLPRFSKQKLSTKAFNEMQNLRLLQLNFVDVNGDFKHISQEIRWVCWHGFPLKFLPTEFHMDKLVAMDLRYSQIRFFWKVSKFLKNLKFLNLGHSHYLTHTPNFSKLPNLEKLSLKDCKNLIELHPTIGELKALISLNLKDCKSLKSLPNSFSNLKSLQTLIISGCSKLNSLPEDLGEITSLITLIADNTPIQKIPNTIINLKNLKYLSLCGCKGSPSKSSFSSMIWSWISPNKLYKNYSSIILPSSLQGLNSLRKLCLKNCNLSNNTIPKDIGSLRSLRELDLSENLFHSLPSTISGLLKLETLLLDNCTELQFLPNLPPHLSSLYASNCTSLERTSDLSNVKKMGSLSISNCPKLVEIPGLDKLLDSIRVIHMEGCSNMSNSFKDTILQGWTVSGFGGVCLPGKEVPDWFTYKDEGHSLFFELPQFNGSNLEGFIVCIVYCSCFNNTISTDLPSLSVINYTKSVITTNKPLTNDVIMSTQDHLWQGHLSNKAFKMEPGDEVEIIVDFGAEITVKKIGISLVFNKYVDGTMLEFGSTSNDNVIVVDNQDENVSEDYGEVGSKRGFDDSDDEGLKNLYQMPKRLKYEIDSDVNIDEE; encoded by the exons ATGGCCGACGAGCTCCGACCTCGACACGGGAATTGGACTTACGATGTTTTCTTGAGTTTTAGAGGTGAAGATACTCGCAAAAACTTCACTGATCATCTCTACTACGCATTCAAAGATGCAGGCATCAATGTCTTTCGAGACGATCCAGGGCTCGAACGGGGTGAAGACATAAGTTCAGAGCTGGTGCGAGCTATCGAAGGATCGAAGGTGGCAGTTGTCGTATTCTCGGAAAGGTATGCGGAGTCGGGATGGTGTTTGGAGGAGTTGGTAAAGATCATGGAGTGTAGAAGGACTTTGAGACAACTGGTTTTCCCAATATTTTATAATGTGGATCCTTCGAGTGTGAGGAATCAAAAGGGTGAATTTGAAGAGGCTTTTGTTAAACATGAAGTGCGTTATTTTAGGGATATTGATAAAGTTCTTAAGTGGAGAATGGCTCTCACTGAAGCTGCTAATTTATCTGGTTGGGATTTGAGAAACATTGCAGATGG ACATGAAGCAAAGTTCATAAGGTTGATTGTTGAAAAGGTATCAAAGGAGGTGAACAGTAAATACTTATTCATAGCTCTTTATCCAGTGGGAATTGAATCGAGAATCAAACCTCTTTTATCACATCTTCATATTGGTTCAAATGATGTTAGGTTTGTAGGAATTTTGGGGATGGGAGGACTGGGTAAAACCACCATTGCAAAAGCACTTTACAACCAACTTTATCACAACTTTGAAGCCAAATGTTTCCTTTCCAATATCAAAGCTGAAACCTCCAACCAACCCAATGCTCTAATTCACTTACAAAAACAACTCCTCTCTTCCATCACAAATTCCACCGACATCAATCTCGGAAACATCGACCAAGGAATCACCGTGTTGCAAGAAAGACTTCGTTGCAAAAGACTTCTTTTGATATTAGATGATGTAGACGAAATAAGCCAGTTAACTGCATTAGCAACAAGGCGTGATTTGTTTGGTTCAGGTAGTAGAATTATCATAACAACTCGAGATCAACATCTGCTAAATCAGCTCGAAGTAGACGAAATTTGTTCCATCGATGAAATGGATGACGATGAAGCACTTGAACTCTTTAGTTGGCATGCTTTTCGCAATAGTTATCCATCAGAAACCTTTCATCAACTTTCAAAACAAGTGGTCACGTATTGTGGAGGATTGCCATTAGCTCTCGAAGTGTTGGGTTCTTTCCTTTTTGGTAGAAGTAGAGAAGAATGGGAAGATACATtgaagaaattgaagaaaatccCAAACgatcaaattcaaaaaaaacTTAGAATAAGCTTTGATGGGCTAAATGATCATACTTACAAAGATATATTTCTTGATGTGTCATGTTTCTTTATTGGAATGGAAAGGAACTATGTTGAACAAATATTAGATGGATGTGGATTTTTTCCAAGAATTGGAATTAGTGTTCTTCTTCAAAGATGTCTTTTGACAATTGGTGACAAAAACAGATTAATGATGCATGATTTGTTAAGAGATATGGGGAGAGAAATTGTTCATGAAAATTTCCCAAAATGCCCTGAGAGACATACAAGACTTTTTCTTCATGAGGAAGTGCTTTCTGTACTTACAAGACAAAAG GGAACTGAAGCAACTGAAGGCCTAAGTCTGAAGTTGCCAAGATTTAGCAAGCAAAAGTTGAGCACAAAAGCATTTAATGAAATGCAAAATTTGAGGTTACTTCAACTTAATTTTGTCGATGTAAATGGAGATTTCAAGCATATTTCTCAAGAGATAAGATGGGTTTGTTGGCACGGATTTCCTTTGAAGTTTTTGCCTACAGAATTTCATATGGACAAATTGGTTGCGATGGACTTGAGATATAGCCAAATCAGATTCTTTTGGAAGGTGTCTAAG TTTCTCAAGAATTTGAAGTTCCTCAATCTAGGCCATTCTCATTACTTAACCCACACTCCAAATTTCTCCAAACTCCCCAATCTAGAGAAACTCAGCCTCAAAGATTGCAAGAATTTAATTGAATTGCACCCTACAATTGGAGAATTAAAAGCCCTCATTTCCCTGAACTTAAAAGATTGCAAATCCCTCAAATCACTTCCAAATAGTTTCTCCAACTTAAAATCTCTACAAACTCTCATTATTTCAGGTTGTTCAAAGCTTAATAGTTTGCCAGAAGATTTAGGAGAAATTACATCATTAATAACTCTAATAGCTGATAACACACCAATCCAAAAAATTCCTAATACAATTATAAACTTAAAAAACCTCAAATATTTATCTTTATGTGGGTGTAAAGGGTCACCATCAAAATCATCATTCTCTTCAATGATTTGGTCTTGGATTTCACCaaacaaattatataaaaaCTACTCATCAATTATTCTCCCTTCTTCATTACAAGGCTTAAACTCCTTAAGAAAATTATGCCTTAAAAATTGCAACTTGTCAAATAACACAATTCCAAAAGATATCGGGAGTTTACGTTCTttgagagaattggatttgagTGAGAATTTATTCCACAGTTTGCCATCAACTATTAGTGGCCTTTTGAAACTTGAGACACTTTTGTTGGACAATTGCACTGAACTTCAATTTTTACCAAATTTGCCACCACATTTGAGTTCATTGTATGCATCAAATTGTACTTCATTGGAAAGGACTTCAGATTTGTCAAATGTGAAGAAAATGGGATCTTTGTCTATCAGTAATTGTCCTAAACTTGTGGAGATTCCTGGCTTGGACAAATTATTGGATTCTATTAGAGTTATTCACATGGAAGGATGTAGCAACATGTCCAATTCCTTCAAGGATACCATTCTACAG GGATGGACAGTTAGTGGATTTGGAGGAGTATGTCTTCCAGGCAAAGAAGTTCCAGATTGGTTTACATACAAAGATGAAGGTCACTCATTATTTTTCGAATTGCCTCAATTTAACGGTTCCAATTTAGAAGGCTTCATTGTTTGCATAGTTTACTGTTCTTGTTTTAACAACACAATCTCAACTGACCTTCCAAGTTTATCAGTCATTAATTACACAAAATCTGTCATTACAACCAACAAACCTCTTACCAATGACGTAATAATGTCAACTCAAGATCATTTGTGGCAAGGTCATTTATCTAACAAAGCCTTCAAGATGGAACCTGGCGATGAAGTCGAGATCATCGTTGATTTCGGTGCTGAAATCACTGTGAAGAAGATTGGCATCTCGCTTGTGTTTAACAAGTatgtcgatggaacaatgttaGAGTTTGGATCCACTTCTAATGATAATGTTATCGTTGTGGATAACCAAGATGAAAATGTAAGTGAAGATTATGGAGAAGTTGGGAGCAAGAGAGGTTTTGATGACAGTGATGATGAAGGATTGAAGAATTTATACCAAATGCCCAAAAGGCTGAAGTATGAGATTGACTCTGACGTGAACATTGATGAGGAGTAG